GCAGCAGGGCGTCACCATCTGGTCGGACTGGCCTCTGAAGAAATATCGCGAGGCAACCGGCGAGGATATCGCGCAGGACGCTTTCGAGCAGCGCGTGGTCGATGACGTGGATTTTGCTGCCCGCTGGGGGGAACTTGGCCCGGTCTATGGCAAGCAGTGGGTCGACTGGCCGACATATGAGCCGGACGGGCAGGGCGGTTTCCGGCAGGGCAATGGCATCAACCAGGTCCAGCAGGTGGTGGACAGCCTGCGCTCAAGTCCGGGAAGCCGGCGGCACATTATCGAAGGCTGGAACGTGGCGGAGCTGGACGGGATGGCCCTGCCGCCATGCCACAAGACATACCAGTTCTGCGTGGCGGACGGGAAACTGACGGGCATTCTTTACCAGCGCAGCTGCGACGTGGCGCTGGGGCTGCCTTTCAACCTGTTCGGGGCCGCGCTGCTGACGCGCATGCTGGCGCATCAGGCCGGGTTGGAGCCAGGGGAACTGGTTTGGATGGGCGGCGACACGCACCTGTACCTGAACCATACCGAGCTGGTCGAAGCGCAGCTGGAACGGGAACCAGCGGGCCAGCCAAGGCTTGAAATCGCAAGGAAGCCGGACACGATCTTCGATTACCGGTTCGAGGATTTCGCAGTCGAGGACTACGCGCCGCAGGGCGTCCTGCGCGCGCCGGTCGCGGTTTGATCTGCCGGTTGACGGCCCGTTTGCAGGCCCGGTTGACCCTGTGCGCGGCGTATAATAATATGTCGCACGAATAGAATATCCTTTCGGGCGCATCCGACGCCCGGCAGGCTTTGGGAGAGGCTTATGGCGGACAAGCAGCCACCTGCAGGGGACAATCGCCCCAAATTGGCCCTGCACGTTCCGGAACCGAAATATCGCCCCGGCGACGCGGTGGACTATTCCGACATCGATATTGGCGAACCGGGCAGCATGTCGCGCCCGGATGAAACCTGCTCGCCCGACACCATGCGCGACCATGCCTATGGGCTGGTGCGGGTGCTGGGCGATGACGACAACGCCGCCGGTCCGTGGGATCCGCGCCTTTCGCCCGACACGCTGCGCACGATGATGCGCAATTTTGCCATGGTCCGCGCCTTCGACGAGCGGATGTTCCGCGGGCAGCGGCAGGGCAAGACCAGCTTCTACATGAAGTGCACCGGTGAGGAGGCGACCAGCGTCGCTGCCGCCATGGCGCTGGCAGCGGATGACATGGTCTTCCCCAGCTATCGCCAGCAGGGCATCCTGATCGCGCGCGGTTACCCACTGGTGGAGATGATCAACCAGATCTACTCCAACAAGGGTGACAAGCTGAAGGGCCGCCAGCTGCCCATCATGTATTCCAGCCGGGAGCACAGCTTCTTCAGCATCTCCGGCAACCTCGCCACGCAGACGCCGCAGGCGGTGGGCTGGGCGATGGCCAGTGCGATCAAGGGCGACAGCCGCATCGCCGCCACATGGGTTGGCGAGGGCAGCACTGCAGAGGGGGATTTCCACTCCGCCTGCACATTCGCCGCCGTCTATAACGCGCCGGTCATTCTGAACGTGATCAACAACCAGTGGGCCATTTCCAGCTTCAGCGGTTTTGCCGGGGCGGAGCGCACGACCTTCGCCGCCCGCGCGCTGGGCTATGGCCTCGCCGGTCTTCGCGTGGACGGCAACGATGCGCTGGCATGCTACGCCGCGCAGCAATGGGCCGCCAATCGCGCCCGCGCCAATGGCGGGCCCACGCTGATCGAATACTTCACCTATCGCGCAGAAGGGCACTCCACATCCGACGATCCCTCCGGCTATCGCAGCGCGCAGGAGCGTGAGGAATGGCCGCTGGGCGATCCCGTGATGCGCCTGAAGAAGCACCTCATCGCCCTGGGCGAATGGGACGAGGAGCGGCAGGAAGCCATGGACCGCGAATGCGCGGAACTGGTGAAGGCTGCCACCAAGGAAGCCGAGAAGAACGGCATCCTGGGCCACGGCCTGCACCACCCGTTCCGCACGATGTTCCAGGACGTCTACGAAGACATTCCCTGGCATCTCGAGGAGCAGGCCGCGCAGGCCAAACACGAACGCGAGGTCAAATGGCCCGGAGAGGAGCCGTGGTCGTGAGCACGCAGGTAAAGAACAAGAAGGGCGCCGAGACCGGCGCGGATGGCGAACGCCGCCTCAACATGATCGAGGCGATCAACGACGCGCTCGACATCATGCTGGAACGCGATCCCGATGTGATCGTGATGGGCGAGGATATCGGCTATTTCGGCGGCGTGTTCCGCTGCACGGCCGGGCTGCAGGAAAAGCACGGCAAGACGCGCGTCTTCGACACGCCGATCTCCGAATGCGGCATTATCGGCGTGGCCGTGGGCATGGGCGCTTATGGCCTTCGCCCGGTGCCCGAAATCCAGTTTGCCGATTACATCTATCCCGGACTGGACCAGCTGATCAGCGAGGCCGCGCGCCTGCGCTATCGCTCTGCCACCGAATATATCGCGCCGCTGACGGTCCGCAGCCCGTTTGGCGGCGGCATCTTCGGCGGGCAGACTCACAGCCAGAGCCCGGAAGCCATCTTCACCCATGTCGCGGGCCTGAAGACGGTCATTCCCGCCACGCCCTACGATGCGAAGGGACTGCTGATTTCGTGCATCGAAGACAATGATCCGGTCATCTTCTTCGAGCCCAAGCGGATCTATAACGGCCCCTTCAGCGGTTTTTACGACAAGCCGGTGGAGCCGTGGAAGCGCCATGCCGACAGCGTGGTGCCCGAAGGCCATTACTCCATCCCGCTGGGCAAGGCGCGCACCGTTACCGAAGGCGAGCAGCTTACCGTTCTCACCTACGGGACCATGGTCCACGTTACGGAGGCCGTATGCCGCGAGCAGGGGATCGAGGCCAATATCCTGGACCTTCGCACGCTGGTGCCGCTCGATATCGAGGCCATCGAGGAAAGCGTCCGCAAGACCGGTCGCTGCCTGATCGTGCATGAGGCGACGCGAACATCCGGCTTCGGCGCGGAGCTTTCCGCCCTGGTAACCGAACGGTGCTTCTACCACCTCGAAGCGCCGGTGGAGCGCGTGACCGGTTTCGACACTCCCTATCCGCACAGCCTGGAATGGGCCTATTTCCCCGGCCCCGTCCGCATTGGCGAGGCAATCGACAAGATCCTGAAGGACTGACGCGATGAGCAAGTTCACATTCAACATGCCCGACGTGGGCGAGGGCGTGGCCGAAGCGGAAATCGTCGGCTGGCAGGTCAAGGTCGGCGACATGGTCGAGGAAGACCAGCACCTGGTCGACGTGATGACCGACAAGGCCACGATCGACATCGAGAGCCCCGTGACCGGCAAGGTGCTGGAAGTGGCCGGTGAAGAAGGCGACATCGTCTCGGTCGGCGCGATGCTGCTGGTCATCGAGGTCGAAGGCGAGGAGGCCGAAACCGCGCCTGCACCTGCGCCGAAAGCCGAGGTGGTAGAGGAGCGGATCGAGGTCGAGAACCCCGATGCCAGCGATGCGGATGACGCAATTGAGCGGGGGCAGGACGAGCGTCCTTCGACAAGCTCAAGACAAGCGGACGTTGCATCCGAGACATCTTCACCCGCTCAGCCTGAGCCTGACGAAGGCCCGGGCAAATCTTCTGCGAAGGTCCTGGCCACCCCGGCGGTGCGCCAGCGTGCGCGGGATCTCGGGATCGACCTTTCCGAGGTCAAACCATCCGAGGGCGGCCGTGTGCGGCACGGCGACCTCGACCAGTTCCTCAGCTACAATTCCGGTGGCGGCTACGGCTCGGCCCGCGGCGCACGTGCTGACGAGGCCATCAAGGTCATCGGCCTGCGCAAGCGGATTGCCGAGAACATGGCAGCGTCCAAGCGGGCGATCCCGCACTTCTCCTATGTCGAGGAGTGCGATGTCACCGAGCTGGAGAAACTGCGCGGCGATCTGAATGCGGACCGCGGTGACAAGCCGAAGCTGACGCTGCTGCCGCTGATCATCAGCGCGATCTGCCGCAGCCTGCCAGGTTTCCCGATGATCAACGCCCGCTTCGATGATGAAGCGAATGTCGTCACGCGCCATGGCAGCGTGCACCTGGGCATGGCGACGATGACCGACAACGGCCTGATGGTCCCCGTGATCCGCGACGCGCAGTCCCGGAACCTGTGGCAGCTGGCGAACGAGATCGCGCGGCTGGCTGACGCCGCCCGCACAGGCAAGGCGAAGAGCGAGGAGCTGTCCGGCTCCACGCTGACCGTCACATCGCTGGGCCCGCTTGGCGGCGTTGCGACCACGCCGGTTATCAACCGGCCCGAAGTGGCGATAATCGGCCCCAACCGGATCGTGGAGCGGCCAATGTTCGTTTCCGACGGCATGGGCGGCGAACGAATCGAGAAGCGCAAGCTGATGAATATCTCCATCAGCTGCGATCACCGCGTGGTGGATGGATACGATGCCGCTGCCTTCGTCCAGCAGCTCAAGAAGCTGCTCGAAACGCCGGCGTTGCTGCTGGCGAATTGAGCGTTTGCACAAGGAAATTGCCTGTCGGTGAAATTCCCTTTCGACAGGCCATTGACAGGGCCGCACCGCTGGCATAGTGGCGCGGCTCCCAAGGGGCGCTACAGCGCAAATGCGCGGGTGTAGCTCAGTTGGTTAGAGTATCGGCCTGTCACGCCGAGGGTCGCGGGTTCGAGTCCCGTCACTCGCGCCACCTTGGGATTTTTACTGCCCTGAATGACAATCAGCAGCCGGCCGCTGCGCCGCTGCCTGCGGCGCGTGTCCAGGCAATGGCGTTGGCCAGGAACCGCCTGTAAATCGGGTCCCGGTAATTGCTCTGGTCGTGCCCGATGGCGGAATAGACGACGCGCCCGTTGCCCATACACCGCGCCCACGCGATGGGATGCTGGGCGGGATCGTTCCCCATACGCAGGTCTTGCTGTGGGCCGTAAAGCAGGTTTTCTGGGCTGTATGTGTTTTCGTCGAGGCCAAGCAGGGGCGTTGCCCCTTCCAGCGCGGCCGTTCCATCGAAACTGTACCACTCGTCCGTCAATAGCCAGTCAGCCGGTATGCCATGCATTACCGGATGCTTGGGCGCCAGGTTCACAACGCGCGCCTGCTGGAATTGCGGATCTGCTGGATGGCCGATGAATTCTGGGCCAATCACCTTTTTGTCGTACCAAGGCCAGTCCGTGTGCGAGTTGTCGCCCGATCCATGCAGCGCGACGAGTGCGCCGCCTGCCAGGATCCATTGCTGCAATGCCGCTTCCTGTGCGGGCGACAGGGAATCACCGCTGACATTATTGAATATCATGATATCGAAGCGCGCCAGATGGCCAGGCCCGAATACCGCCGCATTCTCGGTTGTGAAAAATCCCAGGCCTGCGTCGGTGGTGTAGTCGGCAAGGAACAGGCTGGCCCCGGCAATTCCTTCATTGTGCCGCCAGCCGCGTGTCTTGGAAAAGACCAGCATGGCCGGCTGCGCCAAATATTCGGAAATCTCCGGCGGTCGCGCATCGTAGAGCGAAGAGGGCGGCACGCTGGCGCAGGCGGCAAGGCCGGCACAAAGCAGGGCAGCCCAGGATTTCACTCCGGCGGGCTCCAGCGGCCGGTTTCCATCCAGATCAGGAAGCGGCGCAGCGGCAGCAGCCATACCACCCCGAAGAAGGTGTAGACGATCGTCTGCAGCAGCGCGTGCCAGCCGCCGATGATGCCGGGCATGTAGCGGGCGATTACGAGCCCATAGGCCAGCAGGGCGATGGACAGCAGCACGATGCCGAAGGGGATGCGCCAGGTGGGCTCGGTTCTCATGCGTAAGGTCCGTAGATGCGGGTGGGGGTGACGATGGCCGTCAGGGGTTCGTCATGCGGCTCGCGCGGGAGGCTGTTCACATACTGCATGTCCCAGGCCATACCGATCGCAGCGACCGGATGGGCGGACAGGAAGCGGTCGTAATAGCCGCCGCCCTGGCCCAGCCGCCAGCCATTGTCCGTAAAGGCCACCAGCGGCACGAAGACGACGTCCGGCGTGCATATCTCGGCGTCCGCGGCCGGTTCGCGCGTGCCGTGCGGGCCTTCGACAAGGTCGCTCAGCTCCCACGGGTCTGTGTGGATGCGGAATGTCATCGCGCCGTCGCCGTCTTCGATACGCGGCAGGGCGATCTTGTGGCCGTTGTCCTGAAAGTACCGGGCATAGCTCTGCGCCGGCGCTTCGCCCGGGACGGCATGGTAAAGGCCGATCACCGCGTCTTCGCGGACCAGCTCCATCAGGGGCGCGGGCGGGCGGCTGAAAACCAGCGCGCTGACCTGCGCGGGCAGGGCGGCAGCATGTTCGCGCCTATCGCGGCGCATCGCTGCGCGCAGGTCTCGCTTCTGGGAATGGATGTCCATGCCGCGCAACATAGGGCCGCTGGCCGCGTATGCCAGTCCCGGCAGGTGGTGTGGCGGAACCACCATGGGTCGTTACCGGGGAAATCCTCTGACGCCTAAACGTCAGGTGGGCGCCGTATACCCTGGCCCCCAGGACGAACCCGTTAACCAGGGCAGGGACAGCTCCCTAGGAATGCTTATAGCCTCAGGGATGTTCGATCGGCTCGTGCCGGGCAGTCCCGCCGCAGCCTATCTAGGTGGTGCTGGCACCATCCTCAAGCGCGGCGGCGAGGCTTTCGAGCCGATCGGCGAGATTTTCCAGCGGCACGGCGATATCGGCCAGCGCGCTGCCCTTTACGGCGCCGCCGCGTTCCAGGTCGTAATTCTCGTCCGCCAGCAGCAGCGCGCCATACAGCAGCGTGCGCTCAGCCGATTGCCCGGCGAGGTTGTCTATGGTGGACAGGCGCCGGTCGATCTTTTCGGCCAGCATCGCGATATGCGGTTCTTCGCCCTCACCGCAATTGATGGTGTATTTGCGGCCCGCGAGTGTGACGGTGACGTTGCTCACTGCGAAATGTCCGCAATCAGCCGGTCGAGTTCGGCAAGCGCGGCCTGTGTGTTCTCACGCAGGGCCTCTTCACGCGCTGAGGCGCCGTCCGACGCAGGCTGCCGCGAAGCCATCTCCGCAGCGCCGCGTTCGATACGCGCCGCAGCCTCCTGGATCCGGGTGATGGCCCGTGAAACGCGCTCTGTTTCCATGCGGCGCAGAATATGCGCTTTGCTCGCGCTTGCAAAGGCTTGCGCTCCATGGCTGTGAAAAAGTCCGCGATCGTCGTGCGGTAATGGGTGGTCTGCCCCCTCCCTCGCCTTGACGGGGCAGGGAGCCTCCGCGATGCAGGCGGCGCGTCGAATCGCCTGAATTAGCGCGGGCGAACATGCCGCCGACAGGAGCCTTGCCAATGAGCCTCGAAGCCGACCGCCTGCAGCAGATGGCGAACGCCGTCCGCGCACTTTCCATGGATGCGGTTCAGGCGGCGAATTCGGGGCATCCCGGCATGCCGATGGGCATGGCCGATGTGGCGACCGTGCTGTGGACGGAATACCTCAAGCATGACCCTGCGGCGCCCGATTGGGCCGACCGCGACCGCTTCGTGCTGTCCGCCGGGCATGGCTCCATGCTCATCTACAGCCTGCTGCACCTGACCGGCTATGCCCGCCCGACCTTGCAGGAAATCCGCGATTTCCGCCAGCTGGGCAGCCCGTGCGCCGGTCATCCGGAAAACTTCCTGCTGGACGGCGTGGAAGCCACCACCGGCCCGCTGGGCCAGGGCCTGGCGATGGCCGTGGGCATGGCCATGGCGGAGCGGCATCTGAATGCCGTTTACGGCGACCCGCTCGTCGATCATCGGACCTGGGTGGTCGCGGGCGATGGCTGCCTGATGGAAGGCATCAATCACGAGGCCATCGGCCTGGCCGGACACCTGAAGCTCGGCCGATTGAATGTGCTGTGGGACGACAACAACATCACCATCGATGGCGGTGTGGACCTGTCGAGCAGCGAGGATGTGAAGGCGCGCTACCTCTCGGCTGGCTGGCACGTCACCGAATGCGACGGGCATGACTTCGGCGCGATCCGCAAGGCGCTGGACGAAGCCGCCGCCGATCCGCGCCCTAGCCTGGTCGCCTGCAAGACTGTGATCGGCAAGGGCGCGCCCAACAAGCAGGGCACCAGCGGCGTGCACGGCTCGCCGCTCGGCGATGCGGAAGTCAGCGCGGCACGCGAGACGCTGGGCTGGGAGCACGCCCCGTTCGAAGTGCCCGAACAGGTCCTCTCCGACTGGCGCGAAGCCGGGACGCGGGGCCAGTCTGCGCACTCTGAATGGAAGGACCGCGCCGCGCAGCACGACACCACCGGAGAATTCGCGGACCGGATGGCGGGCAAGCTGCCTGCGATGGACGATTTCGATGGCGCTCTGGCCGAATGGCTCAGCGGCGAGCAGAAGGTGGCGACGCGCAAGGCATCCGAAATGGTGCTGGAGAAGCTCACGGCCATGATCCCGGCGATGGTGGGCGGAAGCGCCGACCTGACCGGATCGAACAACACCAAGACGGCGTCCACCTCCGCCTTCACCGCGCAGAATTACGACGGGCGCTACGTCTATTACGGCATCCGCGAATTCGGCATGGCGGCGGCCATGAATGGCATGGCGCTGCATGGCGGCGTGATCCCCTATGGCGGCACCTTCCTGATCTTCAGCGATTACTGCCGTAATGCGATCCGCCTGGCCGCGCTGCAGAAGGTGCGCAGCATCTTCGTGCTGACGCATGACAGCATCGGGCTGGGCGAGGACGGGCCGACTCACCAGCCGGCGGAGCAGGTGATGAGCCTGCGCTTGATCCCCAATCTCAACGTCTATCGCCCCGCCGACCTCGTCGAGACGGCGGAGTGTTGGAAGCTGGCGCTGGAAACGCCCGAGACGCCGAGCGCGATCTGCCTGACCCGCCAGGGCCTGCCGCAGGTGCGCAGCGACAACGCCATGGCGAGCGGCAAGGGCGCCTATCGCCTTCGCGCCGCCTCCGCCGAGCGCAAGGTCATCCTGATGGCCACCGGCTCCGAGGTCCATCTGGCGCTGGAATGCGCGGACAAGCTGGAAGCGGACGGCATCGGTGCGGACGTGATTTCAATGCCTTGCATGGAATTGTTCGAGCAGCAGGACGAGGCTTACAAGGCCGACCTGCTGCCCAATGTGCCGCCGGAGCAGATACTGCGCGTCAGCATCGAGGCGGGCGTCACGCTGGGCTGGGAACGCTACACCATGGCCAACGGCCTCAACATCGGTCTCGACCGCTTCGGCGCCAGCGCGCCGGGCGATGAACTCTTCAAGCACTTCGGCTTCACCGCAGACGCGATCGTGCCGAAAATCATGAACAAACTGAACGGATAAGCAGGAGCACTTCACATGGCGACGAAGGTTTCAATCAACGGTTTCGGGCGCATCGGACGCCTCGTGGCGCGGGCCATCCTGGAGCGTGACGATCACGACCTGGAACTGGTGGCGATCAATGACCTGGCCGATACGAACGCCAATGCCCTGCTGTTCGGCTTTGACAGCACGCACGGCCGCTTCCCCGGCACGGTGGAAGTGGATGGATCGAACCTTGTCGTGAACGGCAAGACCATCGCCGTGACCAGCGAGCGTGACCCCGGCAATTTGCCGCACAAGGAGATGGGGATCGACATCGTGCTGGAATGCACGGGCTTCTTCCAGAGCCACAGCGCAGCCAAGCCGCACCTCGACGCAGGGGCCAAGCGCGTCCTGATCTCCGCCCCCGCGAAGGAAGTGACCGCCACTGTCGTTTACGGTGTGAACCACGATACGCTGACGGCCGACGATGTTATCGTTTCCAACGCCAGCTGCACCACCAACTGCCTCAGCCCGGTCGCCAAGGTGCTGCATGAGCTGGTGGGTATCGAGCGCGGCTTCATGACCACGATCCACAGCTACACCAATGACCAGCGCATGCTGGACCAGATGCACAGCGACATGCGCCGTGCGCGCGGCGGGGCGCAGAACATGATCCCCACCACCACCGGCGCAGCCCGCGCCGTGGGCCTGGTGCTGCCGGAACTGGCGGGCAAGCTGGACGGCTCCTCCGTCCGCGTGCCGACGCCGAATGTCTCGCTGATCGACCTGGTTTTCACGCCGGGCCGCGACACGAGCGCCGAAGAGATGAATGCCGCGCTGAAGGCCGCTGCGGAAGGCGCCATGAAGGGCGTGCTGGATTACACGGACAAGCCGCTGGTCAGCAGCGACTTCAACCACCACCCGGCCAGCTCCACGGTGGACAGCCTCGAAACCGCGGTGTTGGAAGGCAAGCTCGCCCGCGTGGTCAGCTGGTATGACAACGAATGGGGCTTCTCCAACCGCATGATCGACACCGCCGGCGTGATGGCGAAGTTCCTCTAACCGCGCCTTTCGCGCACCGGAGTACCCGATGGCAGGCTTCAAGACCCTCGACGACCTTGGCGATATTGCCGGCAAGGTCGCACTCGTCCGCGTCGACCTGAACCTGCCGATGAATGGCGGCCGGGCGACGGACGTCACGCGGGTAGAGGCTGCGAAGCCGACCATCCTGGAATTGACGCGCAAGGGCGCAAAGGTCCTGTTGCTCGCCCATTTCGGGCGGCCGAAGGGCCAGCGCCACTCCACGCTCTCCACCAGCATGGTGCAGGACGATCTGGAAGACGTACTGGGTAAGGAGATCATGTTTATCTCCGAAGTGGCCGGGCCGGTGGTCGAGCAATCGATCGGCATCCTGTCCGATGGGGATATCGGCCTGCTGGACAACGTCCGTTTCTGGCAGGGCGAGGAGGCGAATGACGCCGATTTCGCAAGGGGCATCGCGGCGCACGGCGATTTCTACGTCAATGACGCTTTCTCCGCCGCGCACCGGGCGCATGCCACAACCGAGGGGCTGGCGCGGTTGCTGCCCGCCTATGCCGGCCGCGCGATGGAAGCGGAGCTGAAGGCGCTCGATGCGGCGCTCGGCACGCCCGAGCAGCCGGTTGCGGCAGTCGTAGGCGGGGCGAAAGTCTCGACCAAGCTTGACGTGCTGCACAACCTCGTCGGCAAGGTGCAGCACCTGATCATCGGCGGCGGCATGGCCAACACCTTCCTCGCCGCGCGCGGCGTGGATGTGGGCAAGAGCCTGTGCGAGCACGACCTCACCGATACCGCCAACACAATCATGGACGAGGCCGACCATGCCGGCTGCACCGTCCAC
This genomic interval from Paraurantiacibacter namhicola contains the following:
- the thyA gene encoding thymidylate synthase, which codes for MAAHDTGSDSPHWEQQYLSLMRRIWTEGDERVDRTGVGTRAIFGTQLRFDLSGNRVPLLTTKRVFWKAAAREMLWFLTGNTNIRPLLQQGVTIWSDWPLKKYREATGEDIAQDAFEQRVVDDVDFAARWGELGPVYGKQWVDWPTYEPDGQGGFRQGNGINQVQQVVDSLRSSPGSRRHIIEGWNVAELDGMALPPCHKTYQFCVADGKLTGILYQRSCDVALGLPFNLFGAALLTRMLAHQAGLEPGELVWMGGDTHLYLNHTELVEAQLEREPAGQPRLEIARKPDTIFDYRFEDFAVEDYAPQGVLRAPVAV
- a CDS encoding thiamine pyrophosphate-dependent enzyme, which encodes MADKQPPAGDNRPKLALHVPEPKYRPGDAVDYSDIDIGEPGSMSRPDETCSPDTMRDHAYGLVRVLGDDDNAAGPWDPRLSPDTLRTMMRNFAMVRAFDERMFRGQRQGKTSFYMKCTGEEATSVAAAMALAADDMVFPSYRQQGILIARGYPLVEMINQIYSNKGDKLKGRQLPIMYSSREHSFFSISGNLATQTPQAVGWAMASAIKGDSRIAATWVGEGSTAEGDFHSACTFAAVYNAPVILNVINNQWAISSFSGFAGAERTTFAARALGYGLAGLRVDGNDALACYAAQQWAANRARANGGPTLIEYFTYRAEGHSTSDDPSGYRSAQEREEWPLGDPVMRLKKHLIALGEWDEERQEAMDRECAELVKAATKEAEKNGILGHGLHHPFRTMFQDVYEDIPWHLEEQAAQAKHEREVKWPGEEPWS
- a CDS encoding alpha-ketoacid dehydrogenase subunit beta, with amino-acid sequence MIEAINDALDIMLERDPDVIVMGEDIGYFGGVFRCTAGLQEKHGKTRVFDTPISECGIIGVAVGMGAYGLRPVPEIQFADYIYPGLDQLISEAARLRYRSATEYIAPLTVRSPFGGGIFGGQTHSQSPEAIFTHVAGLKTVIPATPYDAKGLLISCIEDNDPVIFFEPKRIYNGPFSGFYDKPVEPWKRHADSVVPEGHYSIPLGKARTVTEGEQLTVLTYGTMVHVTEAVCREQGIEANILDLRTLVPLDIEAIEESVRKTGRCLIVHEATRTSGFGAELSALVTERCFYHLEAPVERVTGFDTPYPHSLEWAYFPGPVRIGEAIDKILKD
- a CDS encoding dihydrolipoamide acetyltransferase family protein; translated protein: MSKFTFNMPDVGEGVAEAEIVGWQVKVGDMVEEDQHLVDVMTDKATIDIESPVTGKVLEVAGEEGDIVSVGAMLLVIEVEGEEAETAPAPAPKAEVVEERIEVENPDASDADDAIERGQDERPSTSSRQADVASETSSPAQPEPDEGPGKSSAKVLATPAVRQRARDLGIDLSEVKPSEGGRVRHGDLDQFLSYNSGGGYGSARGARADEAIKVIGLRKRIAENMAASKRAIPHFSYVEECDVTELEKLRGDLNADRGDKPKLTLLPLIISAICRSLPGFPMINARFDDEANVVTRHGSVHLGMATMTDNGLMVPVIRDAQSRNLWQLANEIARLADAARTGKAKSEELSGSTLTVTSLGPLGGVATTPVINRPEVAIIGPNRIVERPMFVSDGMGGERIEKRKLMNISISCDHRVVDGYDAAAFVQQLKKLLETPALLLAN
- a CDS encoding ThuA domain-containing protein, with amino-acid sequence MKSWAALLCAGLAACASVPPSSLYDARPPEISEYLAQPAMLVFSKTRGWRHNEGIAGASLFLADYTTDAGLGFFTTENAAVFGPGHLARFDIMIFNNVSGDSLSPAQEAALQQWILAGGALVALHGSGDNSHTDWPWYDKKVIGPEFIGHPADPQFQQARVVNLAPKHPVMHGIPADWLLTDEWYSFDGTAALEGATPLLGLDENTYSPENLLYGPQQDLRMGNDPAQHPIAWARCMGNGRVVYSAIGHDQSNYRDPIYRRFLANAIAWTRAAGSGAAAGC
- a CDS encoding DUF2842 domain-containing protein; translated protein: MRTEPTWRIPFGIVLLSIALLAYGLVIARYMPGIIGGWHALLQTIVYTFFGVVWLLPLRRFLIWMETGRWSPPE
- a CDS encoding 5-formyltetrahydrofolate cyclo-ligase is translated as MDIHSQKRDLRAAMRRDRREHAAALPAQVSALVFSRPPAPLMELVREDAVIGLYHAVPGEAPAQSYARYFQDNGHKIALPRIEDGDGAMTFRIHTDPWELSDLVEGPHGTREPAADAEICTPDVVFVPLVAFTDNGWRLGQGGGYYDRFLSAHPVAAIGMAWDMQYVNSLPREPHDEPLTAIVTPTRIYGPYA
- a CDS encoding cell division protein ZapA gives rise to the protein MSNVTVTLAGRKYTINCGEGEEPHIAMLAEKIDRRLSTIDNLAGQSAERTLLYGALLLADENYDLERGGAVKGSALADIAVPLENLADRLESLAAALEDGASTT
- the tkt gene encoding transketolase, producing the protein MSLEADRLQQMANAVRALSMDAVQAANSGHPGMPMGMADVATVLWTEYLKHDPAAPDWADRDRFVLSAGHGSMLIYSLLHLTGYARPTLQEIRDFRQLGSPCAGHPENFLLDGVEATTGPLGQGLAMAVGMAMAERHLNAVYGDPLVDHRTWVVAGDGCLMEGINHEAIGLAGHLKLGRLNVLWDDNNITIDGGVDLSSSEDVKARYLSAGWHVTECDGHDFGAIRKALDEAAADPRPSLVACKTVIGKGAPNKQGTSGVHGSPLGDAEVSAARETLGWEHAPFEVPEQVLSDWREAGTRGQSAHSEWKDRAAQHDTTGEFADRMAGKLPAMDDFDGALAEWLSGEQKVATRKASEMVLEKLTAMIPAMVGGSADLTGSNNTKTASTSAFTAQNYDGRYVYYGIREFGMAAAMNGMALHGGVIPYGGTFLIFSDYCRNAIRLAALQKVRSIFVLTHDSIGLGEDGPTHQPAEQVMSLRLIPNLNVYRPADLVETAECWKLALETPETPSAICLTRQGLPQVRSDNAMASGKGAYRLRAASAERKVILMATGSEVHLALECADKLEADGIGADVISMPCMELFEQQDEAYKADLLPNVPPEQILRVSIEAGVTLGWERYTMANGLNIGLDRFGASAPGDELFKHFGFTADAIVPKIMNKLNG
- the gap gene encoding type I glyceraldehyde-3-phosphate dehydrogenase produces the protein MATKVSINGFGRIGRLVARAILERDDHDLELVAINDLADTNANALLFGFDSTHGRFPGTVEVDGSNLVVNGKTIAVTSERDPGNLPHKEMGIDIVLECTGFFQSHSAAKPHLDAGAKRVLISAPAKEVTATVVYGVNHDTLTADDVIVSNASCTTNCLSPVAKVLHELVGIERGFMTTIHSYTNDQRMLDQMHSDMRRARGGAQNMIPTTTGAARAVGLVLPELAGKLDGSSVRVPTPNVSLIDLVFTPGRDTSAEEMNAALKAAAEGAMKGVLDYTDKPLVSSDFNHHPASSTVDSLETAVLEGKLARVVSWYDNEWGFSNRMIDTAGVMAKFL
- a CDS encoding phosphoglycerate kinase; amino-acid sequence: MAGFKTLDDLGDIAGKVALVRVDLNLPMNGGRATDVTRVEAAKPTILELTRKGAKVLLLAHFGRPKGQRHSTLSTSMVQDDLEDVLGKEIMFISEVAGPVVEQSIGILSDGDIGLLDNVRFWQGEEANDADFARGIAAHGDFYVNDAFSAAHRAHATTEGLARLLPAYAGRAMEAELKALDAALGTPEQPVAAVVGGAKVSTKLDVLHNLVGKVQHLIIGGGMANTFLAARGVDVGKSLCEHDLTDTANTIMDEADHAGCTVHLPYDVVVAKEFAANPASLRTCNVHEVAEDEMILDIGPQAVEALGDVLKTCRTLVWNGPLGAFETAPFDEATVALARTAAALTQDGSLVSVAGGGDTVAALAHAGVKEDFTFVSTAGGAFLEWMEGKELPGVAALTA